A window from Malassezia japonica chromosome 1, complete sequence encodes these proteins:
- a CDS encoding uncharacterized protein (TransMembrane:1 (i184-202o); COG:I; EggNog:ENOG503P07B; MEROPS:MER0036114) codes for MEGDAATQQNAFIRFLIAVKTFFWEVWFEPLLTTLGIYEPPDRTYGRWAIPFSKMEERLHNNPDVTCSFHKTMMPNGKDFVWYQVWEDKLAMRATGREADMVFCHGTGVHSGTLASHSRRYLDAGYRLIVPDLPSHGYSTGMHVYQRYMMGYVSGVHQVIHDVARRDAEATGVRPTKENRRKTFLLGLSFGGLVAILYPLYYPTSLREDNSDPNEIPVDGVIGVGPILGWSKKDVKIGPGLRLLSSFIELIKAQRMELFVPHKKVVDKDPKVYKQLIDSDMRSHRGAFRVGHLLCLRDAILDTEKMAPQLKTPIFIQHGAQDRVVLPETSVKFLRDVSSTDVKLTIYPVCQHVIYRKAKTETEDKAGRIAVLEDNVEWMNERCPGHGHIDRGVSFSSDISDGDMKPPPMNRMASFSTFSGPGTPGSGVTPSESLPETPGADKGHGVVTDTLHSLTSQIDTAIETAATASAVPRVDQELTNRGARLSGPKVQHPIAKEDVRKGANDDWTEKRVYREEWDLPDDLRPYDILI; via the coding sequence ATGGAAGGAGACGCTGCGACGCAGCAGAATGCTTTCATCCGGTTCCTGATTGCGGTCAAGACCTTCTTTTGGGAGGTGTGGTTTGAGCCGCTTTTGACCACGCTCGGCATCTACGAACCGCCGGACCGGACCTATGGCCGGTGGGCGATTCCGTTCAGCAAGATGGAGGAGCGTCTGCACAACAACCCGGATGTCACCTGCTCGTTCCACAAGACGATGATGCCGAACGGAAAGGACTTTGTGTGGTACCAGGTTTGGGAAGACAAGCTGGCCATGCGCGCGACAGGTCGCGAGGCTGACATGGTTTTCTGCCACGGTACTGGTGTGCACTCCGGTACGCTTGCAAGCCACTCGCGTCGCTACCTGGATGCCGGCTACCGTCTAATTGTGCCCGACCTTCCTTCGCACGGTTACTCCACTGGTATGCATGTTTACCAGCGCTACATGATGGGCTATGTCTCTGGTGTGCACCAGGTGATTCAcgacgtggcgcgccgcgacgctgaGGCGACCGGTGTGCGCCCGACGAAGGAGAACCGCCGCAAGACCTTCCTTCTCGGCCTTTCCTTTGGTGGTCTTGTTGCCATTCTCTACCCGCTGTACTACCCTACCTCGCTCCGTGAGGACAACTCGGACCCGAATGAAATTCCTGTGGACGGTGTGATTGGTGTTGGTCCTATTCTTGGCTGGTCGAAGAAGGATGTCAAGATCGGGCCGGGACTGCGTCTCTTGTCCTCGTTCATTGAACTAATTaaagcgcagcgcatggagCTCTTTGTGCCCCACAAGAAGGTGGTCGACAAGGATCCCAAAGTATACAAGCAGCTGATCGATTCCGACATGCGCAGCCACCGCGGTGCGTTCCGCGTGGGCCACCTTCTCTGTCTGCGTGACGCGATTCTTGACACGGAGAAGATGGCACCGCAGCTCAAGACGCCCATCTTTATCCAGCACGGTGCACAGGACCGCGTGGTGCTTCCCGAGACCTCGGTCAAGttcctgcgcgacgtgagCTCGACGGACGTCAAGCTGACGATCTACCCTGTCTGCCAGCATGTCATCTACCGCAAGGCTAAGACCGAGACCGAGGACAAGGCCGGTCGTATTGCAGTCTTGGAGGACAACGTCGAGTGGATGAACGAGCGCTGCCCTGGTCACGGCCACATTGACCGTGGTGTGTCGTTCTCGTCGGACATCTCGGACGGCGACATGAAACCCCCGCCTATGAACCGTATGGCTTCGTTTTCTACGTTCTCGGGCCCTGGCACGCCTGGTAGCGGTGTCACGCCCAGCGAGTCGCTTCCTGAAACGCCTGGTGCGGATAAGGGTCACGGCGTGGTGACCGACACGCTCCATTCGCTTACGAGCCAAATCGACACGGCGATCGAGACCGCTGCTACAGCTAGCGCGGTTCCCCGTGTGGACCAGGAGCTTACCAACCGCGGTGCCCGTCTCAGCGGCCCCAAGGTGCAGCACCCCATCGCCAAGGAGGACGTGCGGAAGGGCGCTAATGACGACTGGACCGAGAAGCGCGTCTACCGTGAGGAGTGGGATCTGCCGGACGACCTCCGTCCGTACGACATTCTCATCTAA
- the MAS2 gene encoding mitochondrial processing peptidase (EggNog:ENOG503NV1J; COG:O; MEROPS:MER0079232) produces the protein MLNTAHFARLAHGARAVPTSTVVPLAQRAFTSSTAPQLALGTAAAAGGATGRPPIQVSTLPNKVRVATEPMPGHFSAVGVYVDTGSRFERTWVPGESGVSHLLDRMAFKATAKHSASDMEQLIQSVGGNVMCSSSRETIMYQSSVFNQDVPTILSIFADTIQNPLLESEELAIQREAAAWEVTEIWNKPEMILPELVHATAYMNNTLGNPLLCPMENLQVMTTENLRTFMDAWYRPDRIVVAGAGMPHEQLVELSQKLFGHMKAPLPGTPGADPVFAQLAKEPAQYTGGELYLSKPELEFTHVYVAYEGLSIHDDDIYTLATMQMLLGGGGSFSAGGPGKGMYSRLYTNVLNQYHGVDHCAAFHHCYADSGLFGISASVHPSFAPSIPYIIARELELCTAGDYHGSVTQLELDRAKNQLKSSLVMALESRLVEVEDLGRQVQVHGRKVSVDEMCEMIDRVDLPTLHRVASRVLMTSKPATVVVQGQMDGMEDVRKLLASRGMGSV, from the exons ATGCTGAACACGGCGCATTTCGCACGGCTCGCGCACGGGGCACGCGCGGTGCCGACCAGCACGGTCGTGCCGCTTGCACAGCGTGCTTTTACCTCGTCTACAGCGCCCCAACTCGCTCTCGggacggcggccgcggccggtgGCGCCACGGGCCGCCCACCGATCCAGGTATCGACGCTGCCGAAcaaggtgcgcgtcgccacTGAGCCGATGCCGGGCCACTTTTCGGCGGTGGGTGTGTACGTCGATACCGGTTCGCGCTTCGAGCGGACGTGGGTGCCCGGTGAGAGTGGCGTGAGCCACCTGCTGGACCGCATGGCTTTCAAG GCCACGGCCAAGCATAGCGCGTCGGATATGGAGCAGTTGATCCAgtcggtcggcggcaaCGTGATGTGCTCGTCATCGCGCGAAACGATCATGTACCAATCGTCAGTCTTTAACCAGGATGTGCCAACGATCCTGTCGATCTTTGCCGACACCATCCAGAACCCCCTGCTCGAGTCGGAGGAGCTCGcgatccagcgcgaggcggccgcgtgGGAGGTCACGGAGATCTGGAACAAGCCCGAGATGATCCTccccgagctcgtgcacgccACCGCGTACATGAACAACACGCTGGGCAACCCTCTGCTGTGCCCGATGGAGAACCTGCAGGTGATGACCACCGAGAACTTGCGCACCTTTATGGATGCGTGGTACCGTCCTGATCGCATCGTGGTGGCCGGTGCAGGTATGCcgcacgagcagctcgtcgaacTGAGCCAAAAGCTCTTTGGCCACATGaaggcgccgctgcccggcacgcccggcgccgaccctgtctttgcgcagctcgccaaggagccCGCACAGTACACCGGCGGCGAACTATACCTGAGCAAGCCCGAGCTGGAGTTTACGCACGTCTATGTGGCCTACGAGGGTCTGTCGATCCACGACGACGACATCTACACCCTGGCTACGATGCAGATGCTGCTTGGTGGTGGTGGCAGCTTCTCGGCAGGCGGCCCCGGCAAGGGCATGTACTCCCGCCTCTATACCAATGTGCTGAACCAGTACCACGGTGTGGACCACTGCGCCGCCTTCCATCACTGCTACGCCGACTCGGGCCTGTTTggcatctcggcgagcgtgcacCCCAGCTTTGCGCCGAGCATCCCCTATATTattgcgcgcgagctcgagctgtgcACTGCTGGCGACTACCACGGTAGTGTGAcacagctcgagctggaccGCGCCAAAAACCAGCTCAAGAGCAGCCTCGTGatggcgctcgagagccgcctggtcgaggtcgaggaccTCGGCCGCCAGGTCCAGGTGCACGGCCGCAAGGTGTCAGTCGACGAGATGTGCGAGATGAtcgaccgcgtcgacctgcccacgctgcaccgcgtcgcatCGCGTGTGCTCATGACCAGCAAGCCGGCGACTGTCGTGGTCCAGGGGCAGATGGACGGTATGGAGGATgtgcgcaagctgctcgcctcgcgcggcaTGGGTTCTGTGTAG
- a CDS encoding uncharacterized protein (EggNog:ENOG503Q546; COG:B): protein MRSERPGPPSPPPSPPQVPAVPEARMDPMTHVSHPSYSGEPSSSSCTLCPVYVEGLGRVVMPPAMLGEKPSPGRTPPTPNYAPRLGGASGTLLGANVEFPSLAWPDAPDNAWRGTCDAIAQQAKTRRHGIEHWLMSPSPSESDDEESDSAADHFHHPMVAKFLRDQCRAHRMRRLRHTNVKDLWISSDGHRAPRPTANTPPKRRVRRRVALTSHTLAARGIAPVMGCRCGFTDQHMDMVQCDGCTRWLHLACVGVGHVDQLGTDEWVCDDCYDRSVSDEKRAASNGSGLVQHGAGAMLSLAPSPRRETMHEADVVYAPPYPRPSFSAESNGMPLTSPLSSSASDRAWRTPSPPPSMDMFTTPSRYVPPDVLVGDARMRRMAPHASATPPVAHEFLPTPSRYLMQTPQAGVPTPMFGTHTPHGPRAVHEWAMRTPGELSSSLWATPHDLLNGSASAWGATQTPFASGSSPHSAHHDAWAHPESPTPATRGARARHAMATGSPRRMHASPHKATTTPRHGHWDALRSDPPASSPLFGAGHDGDESHGMPSSSPYPVTPTLPSRDRIRPRATANVERAGMVMNLHLDRATPKPRLQSELLPSLSSFMSEEV, encoded by the coding sequence ATGCGCAGTGAGCGCCCGgggccgccgtcgcctcCACCATCCCCGCCGCAAGTCCCTGCGGTGCCAGAGGCGCGCATGGACCCCATGACCCACGTTTCTCACCCGTCGTACAGCGGCgagccgtcgtcgtcgagctgcacctTGTGCCCGGTGTACGTCGAAGGACTCGGCCGCGTGGTGATGCCCCCGGCGATGCTGGGCGAAAAGCCGTCGCCaggccgcacgccgcccacgCCGAACTACGCgccacgcctcggcggcgcctcgggcacgctgctcggcgcgaaTGTCGAATTTCCGTCGCTGGCCTggcccgatgcgccggatAATGCCTGGCGAGGGACGTGCGATGCgattgcgcagcaggccaagACGCGGCGCCACGGCATCGAGCACTGGCTAATGAGCCCGTCGCCCAgcgagtcggacgacgaagaAAGCGACAGTGCAGCGGACCACTTTCACCACCCGATGGTCGCTAAATTTTTGCGCGACCagtgccgagcgcaccgcatgcgccgcctgcgccataCCAATGTCAAGGACCTGTGGATTTCGTCCGACGGCCAccgcgcgccacggcccACGGCAAATACGCCGCCCAAGCGTCGCGTTCGCCGCCGTGTCGCTCTCACCTCGCACACGCTTGCTGCGCGGGGTATTGCGCCGGTGATGGGCTGCCGCTGTGGCTTTACTGACCAGCACATGGACATGGTCCAGTGCGACggctgcacgcgctggcTACACTTGGCCTGTGTCGGCGTCGGGcacgtcgaccagctcggcaccgacgaGTGGGTGTGTGACGACTGCTACGACCGCTCCGTGTCGGACGAaaagcgcgccgcgtcgaacGGTTCGGGACTTGTACAACACGGTGCAGGTGCGATGCTGTCGCTTGCGCCGAGCCCCCGGCGCGAGACGAtgcacgaggcggacgTCGTGTATGCACCGCCGTACCCCCGGCCCTCTTTCAGCGCCGAGTCGAACGGCATGCCTCTTACCTCGCCACTCTCTTCGTCGGCTTCGGACCGTGCATGGCGCacgccctcgccgccgccgtccaTGGACATGTTTACGACGCCCAGCCGATACGTTCCCCCAGACGTGCTTGTGGGCGACGCACGTATGCGCCGCATGGCGCCACATGCATCCGCGACGCCTCCTGTCGCACACGAGTTCCTCCCGACACCGTCGCGCTACCTCATGCAGACGCCCCaggccggcgtgccgacgcccaTGTTTGGCACGCACACGCCCCATGGGCCGCGAGCTGTGCACGAGTGGGCGATGCGCACACCGGGCGAgctctcgtcgtcgctctgGGCGACGCCCCACGATCTTTTGAAcgggagcgcgagcgcatgggGGGCGACACAGACCCCATTTgcgagcggcagcagccCTCACAGTGCGCACCACGATGCGTGGGCGCACCCCGagtcgccgacgcccgcaacgcgcggcgcgcgtgcgcggcatgcgATGGCGACCGGCTCGCCCCGCCGCATGCACGCGTCACCGCACAAGGCgaccacgacgccgcgccacggccattgggacgcgctgcgttcCGATCCGCctgcctcgtcgccgctctttggcgctggccacgacggcgacgagagcCATGGCATGCCGTCCAGCAGTCCGTACCCCGTCACGCCGACGCTCCCGTCGCGCGACCGGATCCGGCCGCGTGCCACGGCGaatgtcgagcgcgccggcatGGTGATGAATCTGCATCTGGACCGTGCGACGCCAAAGCCGCGTTTGCAGTCTGAGCTCCTCCCCTCCTTGTCCAGCTTCATGTCCGAGGAGGTTTGA
- a CDS encoding uncharacterized protein (EggNog:ENOG503NWT5; COG:S), translated as MSKRINELKALWEKGTQDAQDASLDQTLASVHNDQTLGLESDSSIDLQATSDPRGALLLSTTEDSMASERHSAEESSSGDLMDEPLPTALPDPAATPRKSTSSASATPRKPPQSASTTPRTTGKSSSYTTPAAEDSTWDHDDSSLSTSLRASQLMRGNEAVDELLEEEEGDATGDRSNSGQWGVQEMKRRTAAGISIKSTQQKIDQLTAERDDLKIEVDFHRRNMSPEDVGAEVISLRQEKLSYVRRLQKLNDLVKGQDQALKTVNKQVKGWETKVQDYDVLQEQLRRAEERAAAAEAKAAAARPDDARIASLEAKLRSEQAGRAVLEDELAVLRDDTQRQRGHQTEVDELHEDIAERDELIDKLRADLIDAEKELDYFHENPDAPDAEAMVHLQRQVEEQSERIGSLQDALDAERLLVAEKDGELDRLDQVQREAEAAYAALENELAVRTQSEMAALSQARELDEEVQRLEQSLEEAHSYHEGLSQALKEKLSDTAVQLHEAQQSVDALSVDVDQLRTERDSLLDAVDRHSAKRSELEELNTRLNEKLVELVKDLKDEETARERADSSWSHRYDSTEVQTQRALQTKNELIESLERQLVQTRSDKQQLEKEHAQLQRAMQLQDTKQLRRSEDQATERQTIEAERARHQRESKRLAAELERVQDELASMEDRCQDAEAESQRLKAETKELVTALQTETRTRVGAQERLDQNQRSLDEARHDLAASSTRSRMSEQSSRTARRGDAQQQAQLAERNSLLATVYETLTKALAGADQTTGTIRKHVGDDGTSSEAKLVHTHLPQFSERLLQLVRRLAAVQSTFEQRARALERSQADQLAALRRQQESRWSQIERIERSIKAAAAKQAQWRRRIVDTETELADLQRTNTSLKQQLARVRDAPGARGASGADSPGRWSVRLRELEQRVKEAEERVKRERLGARESRARDEARIRHLQAQLERLTAPSA; from the exons ATGTCCAAGCGTATCAATGAGCTCAAGGCGCTCTGGGAGAAAGGCACACAGGATGCACAGGATGCATCATTAGACCAGACTCTTGCGTCTGTCCATAACGACCAGACGCTGGGCCTGGAGTCGGATAGCAGCATTGACCTGCAGGCGACTTCCGATCCTCGCGGCGCCCTGCTCCTCTCCACGACAGAAGATAGCATGGCAAGCGAGCGGCACTCAGCAGAAGAGTCGTCTTCTGGCGACCTGATGGATGAGCCGCTGCCCACTGCGCTGCCAGACCCTgctgcgacgccgcgcaagtCGACGAGttccgcgtcggcgacgccgcgcaagccTCCGCAATCTGCCTCTACGACGCCACGGACGACCGGAAAGAGCAGCTCGTATACCACGCCTGCGGCAGAGGACTCGACGTGGGACCACGACgactcgtcgctctcgacATCGCTGCGTGCCAGCCAGCTGATGCGCGGCAACGAGGCGGTGGACgaactgctcgaggaggaggagggcGATGCGACTGGCGACCGCTCCAACTCGGGCCAGTGGGGCGTGCAAGAGATGAAGCGGCGCACTGCGGCCGGCATCTCGATCAAGTCGACGCAGCAAAAGATTGACCAGCTGACTGCGGAACGCGACGATCTCAAGATCGAGGTCGACTTTCACCGGCGCAACATGAGTCCCGAGGACGTCGGTGCAGAGGTTATTTCGCTGCGGCAGGAGAAGTTGAGCtacgtgcgccgcctccagAAGCTCAATGACCTGGTCAAAGGCCAGGATCAGGCGCTAAAGACGGTGAACAAGCAGGTCAAAGGGTGGGAGACGAAGGTCCAGGACTATGATGTGCTGCAAGAACAGCTgcgtcgtgccgaggagcgcgcggctgcggccgaggccaaggcggctgcggcgcgtccggaCGACGCTAGgatcgcctcgctcgaggccaagcTGCGGAGCGAGCAAGCCGGCCGCGCTGTCCTGGAGGATGAGCttgcggtgctgcgcgacgacacgcagcgccagcgtgGCCACCAGACCGAGgtggacgagctgcacgaggacattgccgagcgcgacgagctcatcgacaagctgcgtgccgaTCTGATCGACGCCGAGAAGGAGCTGGACTACTTCCACGAGAATCCGGATGCCCCTGatgccgaggcgatggTGCACCTCCAGCgccaggtcgaggagcagaGCGAGCGGATTGGCTCGCTGCAAGATGCGCTCGATGCTGAGCGTCTGTTGGTCGCCGAGAAggacggcgagctcgaccgcctcgaccaggtccagcgcgaggccgaggccgcatatgccgcgctcgagaacGAACTCGCGGTCCGGACGCAGTCTGAGATGGCCGCGCTGAGCcaagcgcgcgagctcgacgaagAGGTGCAGCGTCTGGAGCAGTCGCTTGAAGAGGCGCACTCCTACCACGAAGGCCTCTCGCAGGCGCTCAAAGAGAAGCTGTCGGATACCGCCGTGCAGCtccacgaggcgcagcagtCGGTCGATGCACTGTCGGTCGATGTGGACcagctgcgcaccgagcgcgatTCTTtgctcgacgccgtcgaTCGGCACAGTGCcaagcgcagcgagctcgaggagctcaaCACCCGTCTGAACGagaagctcgtcgagctcgtcaaggACCTCAAGGATGAAGAGACGgcacgcgagcgcgccgattCGTCCTGGTCCCATCGCTACGACTCGACCGAAGtgcagacgcagcgcgcgctgcagaccAAGAACGAGCTcatcgagtcgctcgagcgccagctcgtgcagacCCGCAGCGAcaagcagcagctcgaaaAGGAGCATGCTcagctgcagcgtgcgatgcagctgcaggacaccaagcagctgcgccgcagcgaggaCCAGGCCACCGAGCGCCAGACGATCGAagcggagcgtgcgcgccaccAGCGCGAGTcgaagcgcctcgccgccgagctggaACGCGTCCAGGACGAGCTGGCGAGCATGGAGGACCGTTGCcaggacgccgaggccgagtcgCAGCGCCTCAAGGCCGAGACGAAAGAGCTGGTCACTGCACTCCAGACCGAGACGCGGACGCGTGTCGGTGCGCAAGAGCGTCTGGACCAGAATCAGCGATctctcgacgaggcgcggcacgacctcgcggcgtcgagcacacGCTCGCGTATGTCTGAGCAGAGcagccgcacggcgcgccgcggcgatgcgcagcagcaaGCGCAGCTTGCGGAGCGCAACAGTCTGCTGGCTACTGTCTACGAGACGCTGACCAAGGCGCTGGCGGGCGCGGACCAGACTACCGGCACCATT cgcaagcacgtGGGCGACGATGGCACCTCGTCCGAAGCCAAGCTTGTTCACACCCACCTCCCCCAGTTTAGCGAgcggctgctgcagctggtgcggcgcctggcTGCGGTGCAGAGCACGTttgagcagcgtgcgcgtgcgctcgagcgcagccagGCCGatcagctcgccgcgctgcggcggcagcaAGAGTCGCGCTGGAGCCAGATTGAGCGTATTGAGCGCTCGATCAAGGCGGCTGCCGCGAAGCAAGCCCAgtggcgccgccgcattGTGGATACGGAGAcggagctcgcggatcTGCAGCGCACCAACACCTCGCTCAAGCAACAGCTTGCGCgtgtgcgcgacgcacccggcgcgcgcggcgcgtccggtGCCGACTCGCCCGGGCGGTGGTCCGTGCGgttgcgcgagctcgagcagcgcgtcaaAGAGGCGGAGGAGCGTGTGAAacgcgagcgccttggcgcccGCGAGTCCCGTGCGCGTGACGAGGCACGAATTCG GCACCTCCAAgcccagctcgagcgcctcacGGCGCCCTCTGCATAG
- a CDS encoding uncharacterized protein (COG:S; EggNog:ENOG503Q579) produces MSANEPPAGAGSTPVAVYRAPNSRVYAPPPPESDNFEPTPAELRTAFADAVQQRHGPNAPLMTSAMRARQAEAQGRAKKQYDSVRIRVRFADRTQIEQVFPHNATINDVYALVDNSVQAAGDYVLFQSPPKRDFPRAQGASATLIQLGFAPAAVLGIRWMDAQRNATDAPAPLRSELLSNAREMPPAPSFTTQVPSVRHKSTDDAPSDAQNAREKRKFPKTAFAVHNSVGTILTGAFVFGIGFDTATQIYWDKHNQGKQWKDIRQNYIKEDDE; encoded by the exons ATGAGCGCGAACGAGCCacctgcaggcgcagggAGCACGCCCGTGGCTGTATACCGTGCACCAAACAGCCGTGTATATG CTCCCCCGCCCCCCGAGAGCGACAATTTTgagccgacgccggccgagcTGCGTACCGCGTTTGCGGAtgccgtgcagcagcggcaTGGCCCCAATGCACCCCTGATGACCAGCGcgatgcgtgcgcgccaggcTGAGGCGCAAGGGCGTGCGAAGAAGCAGTACGACTCGGTGCGGATCCGCGTGCGTTTTGCGGACCGCACGCAGATCGAGCAGGTCTTTCCGCATAACGCCACGATCAATGACGTCTACGCGTTGGTCGACAATTCCGTGCAGGCTGCCGGTGACTATGTGCTATTCCAGTcgccgccgaagcgcgacTTTCCGCGCGCGCAGGGCGCCTCTGCTACACTCATTCAGCTGGGAttcgcgccggcggccgtgctAGGGATACGATGGAtggatgcgcagcgcaatg CGAcggacgcgcctgcgcctttGCGCTCCGAACTGCTCTCGAATGCACGTGAGATGCCCCCTGCACCCTCCTTTACGACACAAGTGCCGTCCGTGCGGCACAAAAGCaccgacgatgcgccgtcGGATGCTCAAAATGCGCGCGAGAAGCGCAAGTTCCCCAAG ACCGCCTTTGCGGTCCATAACAGCGTCGGCACCATCCTCACTGGCGCCTTCGTCTTCGGCATTGGCTTCGACACGGCTACCCAGATCTACTGGGACAAGCACAACCAGGGA AAGCAGTGGAAGGACATCCGTCAAAAC TACATCAAGGAGGATGACGAGTAG